Proteins from a single region of Pseudomonadota bacterium:
- a CDS encoding metallophosphoesterase yields the protein MKILHTGDLHFDNPPQLLAEIVKCSNHLIGVAISEQPDLIAVAGDTFHDSVELGSPASLAAMKFIQQCADIAPVVVIRGTTTHDAEGSVNALAKLKGKNSIFVTDRPEQVYLLDSRQFVANLATCDKPVALISLLPSVTKANVVNGNGNGNQSSQGSNEQTADLLRDILRAWGEVNHSVRLSRGSTSGIPAIMVGHFTVTGSVLPTGHRMIGKELELTVGDLRLAGANLVCLGHIHKSQSWREISYCGSITRLDYGDAGDHKGFYIHELSKQELTSRFIETPARVMKVRKPMNGIPTTDDLGDIAAGDCVKLTFEISEEDLSKVNEEAIRQAALAKGAAEIKIEKIIVPKVTVRAEGISRLKNAEDKLRKWAELTGVEVNANMLKKLSDLETINDPEDFAKQYTEATT from the coding sequence ATGAAAATACTTCACACGGGAGACCTGCACTTTGACAACCCGCCTCAGTTGTTAGCGGAGATTGTCAAGTGCAGCAACCACCTGATAGGTGTCGCCATTAGTGAGCAACCGGACCTTATCGCTGTTGCGGGGGATACATTCCACGACAGCGTTGAACTTGGTTCTCCTGCCTCATTGGCGGCAATGAAATTTATTCAGCAATGCGCTGACATTGCCCCTGTTGTAGTCATAAGGGGCACGACAACACATGATGCAGAGGGCAGCGTAAATGCCCTTGCAAAACTCAAAGGGAAAAACAGCATATTTGTAACAGACAGGCCAGAGCAGGTATACCTGCTGGATTCCAGGCAGTTTGTAGCTAATTTAGCAACCTGCGATAAGCCGGTTGCTCTCATTTCGCTATTGCCGTCAGTCACAAAGGCAAATGTTGTAAACGGAAATGGCAACGGCAATCAATCGTCACAGGGGTCGAACGAACAGACCGCAGATTTGCTCAGAGATATTCTCCGGGCATGGGGAGAAGTAAACCACTCAGTTCGGTTATCCAGAGGGTCAACCTCCGGCATACCTGCAATCATGGTAGGTCACTTTACCGTAACGGGTTCTGTTCTTCCTACTGGCCACCGGATGATTGGCAAAGAACTCGAACTTACCGTAGGCGATCTGAGATTAGCCGGGGCAAATCTTGTTTGTCTCGGACACATTCATAAATCACAGTCATGGAGAGAAATAAGCTACTGCGGCAGCATCACGCGTCTCGATTACGGCGATGCTGGCGACCATAAGGGCTTTTATATCCACGAATTATCTAAGCAGGAACTTACCTCGCGTTTTATAGAAACTCCGGCAAGGGTAATGAAGGTAAGAAAACCCATGAACGGTATCCCAACTACAGACGACCTCGGCGACATCGCAGCGGGCGACTGTGTGAAACTCACATTCGAAATCAGCGAGGAAGACCTCTCAAAGGTAAACGAGGAAGCGATACGTCAGGCAGCGCTCGCAAAAGGGGCTGCAGAAATAAAAATAGAGAAGATCATCGTACCGAAGGTCACTGTCAGGGCAGAGGGCATCAGCAGGCTTAAAAACGCCGAAGATAAGCTCAGAAAATGGGCTGAACTCACCGGCGTGGAGGTCAACGCAAATATGCTGAAAAAGCTCTCTGACCTCGAAACAATCAATGACCCGGAGGACTTTGCAAAACAATACACGGAGGCAACAACATGA
- a CDS encoding toprim domain-containing protein produces the protein MLQFDTQSIKQIDLVNFCEQNSFHGYRRCGNGASFFSPFRDEKEPSFQVSYYRDIWTWKDWGSGVSGDIISLVQALDNCSFIEACQKLSENNYECHPKVLPSKDKQEDDDKTEWVRKTYLNLLKRPFLTKVQKYFESKGVHYHKEMGAVIYRDPEGYDYVGIPLPDPFHMVGLECRGYSEKKRKTLGNKALWVLRRDPKKVLVAESILDALAGEIVLNMKNVSLVSLNGAGNAGKFKELYTEMHPKEVYLALDNDEPGQKAKKEIEDSLRWKWCSVKTIRNHEKAGVKDLYRLLVNQ, from the coding sequence ATGCTACAGTTCGACACACAAAGCATTAAGCAGATAGATCTCGTAAATTTCTGTGAGCAAAACAGTTTTCACGGGTACAGGCGTTGCGGGAACGGAGCATCATTCTTTTCACCGTTCCGCGATGAAAAAGAACCATCGTTCCAGGTCAGTTATTACAGAGATATATGGACATGGAAGGACTGGGGGTCTGGTGTATCAGGAGACATTATCAGTCTGGTTCAGGCGCTCGATAATTGTTCATTCATAGAGGCGTGTCAAAAACTCAGCGAAAATAACTACGAGTGCCATCCAAAAGTTTTACCATCAAAAGACAAACAAGAGGATGATGACAAAACAGAGTGGGTCCGAAAGACCTATCTCAATCTCCTGAAACGTCCTTTCCTCACAAAGGTTCAAAAATACTTTGAGAGTAAGGGCGTACATTACCATAAGGAAATGGGGGCGGTTATATACCGTGACCCCGAAGGATACGATTATGTAGGCATACCGCTACCTGACCCGTTTCACATGGTGGGACTGGAATGCCGCGGCTACTCAGAGAAAAAAAGAAAAACACTCGGAAACAAAGCGCTGTGGGTCCTGCGAAGAGATCCAAAAAAGGTGCTTGTAGCTGAATCCATCCTCGATGCGCTTGCCGGTGAAATCGTCTTGAATATGAAAAACGTTTCACTCGTTTCCCTGAATGGAGCGGGGAATGCCGGGAAGTTCAAAGAATTATATACCGAAATGCATCCGAAGGAAGTTTATCTTGCCCTGGACAATGATGAACCGGGGCAAAAGGCGAAAAAGGAAATCGAAGATTCGCTGCGCTGGAAATGGTGCAGTGTGAAAACCATCAGGAATCACGAGAAGGCAGGCGTAAAAGACTTATACCGTCTGCTGGTAAATCAATAA
- a CDS encoding adenosylcobalamin-dependent ribonucleoside-diphosphate reductase → MINTEIWHKKYRFGDEKTFEDTALRVAKHVSDGDKTLAAAFYDAMVSLKFIPGGRILAYAGTGNPKATFSNCYVLGEIEDCMEGIMKSLGESALTMKAGGGIGMNFSTLRPYGDRVGGTNSIASGPVSFMEMWNAMSRTISGVGDRKGAMIAVLNADHPDIEDFIIAKKDNTGETPVLEKFNISVGISDDFMEAVRDNSEWDLRYQGAKHKTVKAGDLFRLIVENNWGKAEPGVMFVDTINGMNNLWYCEKINASNPCGELPMPPYGACNLGSINLTQFVDKPFTEDARIDIEGLTGIVKTAVRFLDNVIDLNYYPIPEQREKSLQTRRIGLGVMGLGSMLAMMGVRYGNKESLEAITKIFASIRDTAYRTSIELAKEKGAFPAFDREKYLEGGFIKTFPNDIIGGIKRYGIRNSHLLTIAPTGTTAQLAGNVSSGVEPLFSIEYLRRNDGQEIIVRDYAWQKYLDVAKTDEVPDFFVTAHDLSWREHIAVMAECQKYIDSAISKTINLSQNVTIEEMMDIYTEAWKMGLKGCTVYREGSLDVEILKKKEDKQKVHDGKADRPYQLEGKTFKVKAPENKHAFYLTFTHHNNGSITPYELFINTKDPSVEEWTKALGRLVSAVFRNVDDPTFLADELREIYSHSGFFSASRRKYVPSLIAEFGEVMKDYFREIGLAEEEFPFEEILNGDDNAKSLGYCKVCGQYGTVYEEGCLKCLACGFNKCG, encoded by the coding sequence ATGATAAATACAGAAATATGGCATAAGAAATACCGCTTCGGCGATGAGAAAACGTTCGAAGACACCGCTTTGCGGGTAGCAAAGCACGTTTCTGACGGGGACAAAACTTTGGCTGCTGCGTTTTATGACGCAATGGTCTCCTTGAAGTTTATCCCGGGAGGCAGGATATTGGCATACGCCGGAACGGGCAACCCCAAGGCGACATTCTCCAACTGTTACGTACTGGGCGAAATCGAAGACTGCATGGAGGGTATTATGAAGTCCCTCGGAGAAAGCGCACTCACAATGAAGGCAGGCGGAGGAATCGGCATGAACTTCTCAACATTGAGACCTTACGGGGATAGGGTAGGGGGCACGAATTCAATCGCTTCCGGTCCGGTATCCTTTATGGAGATGTGGAATGCAATGTCAAGAACCATCTCCGGCGTAGGTGACAGGAAAGGGGCAATGATAGCGGTATTGAATGCGGATCACCCCGACATAGAAGACTTTATTATAGCAAAAAAAGACAACACAGGGGAAACCCCCGTGTTGGAGAAATTTAACATCTCTGTCGGCATTAGTGATGACTTCATGGAAGCTGTCAGAGATAACAGCGAATGGGACCTGAGATATCAGGGGGCAAAGCACAAAACAGTGAAGGCAGGGGATCTCTTCCGGTTGATTGTTGAAAACAACTGGGGAAAAGCAGAACCGGGTGTGATGTTTGTGGATACTATAAACGGCATGAACAACCTGTGGTACTGTGAGAAGATCAATGCAAGCAACCCTTGCGGGGAATTACCAATGCCGCCATACGGGGCTTGTAACTTAGGCTCCATTAACCTGACTCAGTTCGTCGATAAACCTTTTACTGAAGATGCACGAATCGATATTGAAGGTTTAACGGGGATAGTAAAAACTGCGGTGAGATTTCTGGACAACGTAATTGATCTGAACTATTACCCGATTCCGGAACAACGGGAAAAATCGCTTCAGACAAGGAGGATTGGCCTCGGCGTTATGGGACTGGGGAGTATGCTGGCAATGATGGGAGTGAGGTATGGCAACAAAGAGAGTCTTGAAGCAATAACGAAAATATTCGCCAGTATAAGAGACACTGCCTACAGAACATCAATAGAGCTTGCAAAAGAAAAAGGCGCCTTTCCTGCATTTGACAGAGAAAAGTATCTGGAAGGTGGTTTCATAAAAACTTTTCCCAATGACATCATAGGGGGAATAAAACGGTATGGTATAAGAAACTCACACTTATTGACAATAGCTCCTACGGGGACGACAGCACAATTGGCCGGCAACGTGTCAAGCGGCGTGGAGCCATTATTCAGCATCGAATACCTGAGACGGAACGATGGACAAGAAATTATCGTTCGTGACTACGCCTGGCAGAAATACCTGGACGTCGCTAAGACCGATGAAGTTCCCGATTTCTTTGTCACGGCACACGATCTTTCGTGGAGAGAACACATAGCGGTTATGGCTGAGTGCCAGAAGTATATAGACTCCGCTATCTCCAAAACAATCAATCTGTCGCAAAATGTGACCATCGAAGAAATGATGGACATATACACCGAAGCGTGGAAGATGGGCCTGAAAGGCTGCACGGTATACAGAGAAGGATCTCTCGATGTTGAGATTCTTAAGAAGAAAGAAGACAAACAGAAGGTACATGATGGTAAAGCAGACCGGCCATATCAGCTTGAAGGCAAAACGTTCAAGGTGAAAGCGCCAGAAAACAAACATGCGTTTTACCTGACATTTACACATCATAACAACGGTTCAATAACGCCCTATGAATTATTCATCAACACCAAAGATCCATCAGTAGAGGAATGGACAAAAGCCTTGGGGAGGCTCGTCAGTGCGGTATTCAGGAACGTGGATGATCCCACCTTTCTCGCTGATGAGTTAAGAGAGATATATTCTCATTCAGGATTCTTCTCTGCTTCCAGGAGAAAGTACGTCCCGTCGTTGATTGCTGAATTCGGTGAAGTGATGAAGGATTACTTCCGGGAAATAGGTCTTGCTGAGGAAGAATTTCCTTTTGAAGAAATTCTCAACGGCGACGACAATGCTAAAAGCCTCGGTTACTGCAAAGTATGCGGACAGTACGGGACCGTCTACGAAGAAGGATGCCTGAAGTGTCTCGCATGCGGTTTCAACAAATGTGGTTAA
- a CDS encoding AAA family ATPase, which produces MRPISLKLKGFKGIQAGMGLEEIEIDFSKIPSGIVTFSAPNGTGKTTIMDNLHPYRFMPFRASSYSPKAFSFYEHCYGEALKELVFGMNGTTYKSLLLLNIEKKKQEAYLYIEENGTWTPLNDGKLESYDLAVENLLGNPELFFMSVFRAQNAKSITSYSKGDIKEIFTELLGVDHLKAISDRAGVIRTEVQHLLDVIRGEKALMTLVLEKEASIITGLADMERSIEITKEEMARLDKLMSGGQEKLTNLNVQFASQKMLLSQEKEIESEVSKRKERLKAFLSGQESRKRGLEAKISRTKTRITDSEMLISKLPELQEAKRSKAVLEGKANLLKGEYKEIDAEYISINNRVTTLNKAEGLMKEKEKVLQKLRMEREAAIKMFEKNLEIARNEEQKLKNTPCGGSLAEGCIFVMSAVSETKKIPELQERLGSLNNVSPGEVEISGEIDSLKVMLANREALNKTLQELLQKKRDVQANIESLEKNLNDLNKSLESLPKVELAEKELPPLRQELESLNNELNGINETTKLQTASDEAEIKSLEEKLSEITNGLDGSLVNKKVVLIDELEQIKRKRASLNGGFEEATKKTGSLNAEVQRVEEAKGKIEALSTRENHLAEEISQWSLLEKAFGNDGIIALEIDDAGPQITTYANDLLKIFGGRFSVKIETQLAKAKGGMKEGFDITVFDSQTNESKSIKRLSGGEKTWVEEAITRAICLYRANLSGIRYECIFSDEKDGALDTEKKKEFFDMKKRVLELGGYKNEFCITQTDALLSRADAVIELKRELGINTIIQ; this is translated from the coding sequence ATGAGACCTATTTCATTGAAACTCAAAGGCTTCAAGGGTATCCAGGCCGGCATGGGGTTGGAAGAAATCGAAATTGACTTCTCAAAGATTCCATCTGGTATCGTTACATTCTCCGCCCCGAACGGGACGGGGAAGACAACCATCATGGATAATCTGCATCCTTACAGGTTCATGCCATTCAGGGCATCGAGCTATTCTCCGAAGGCGTTCTCATTTTACGAACACTGTTACGGGGAAGCTCTCAAGGAACTTGTATTCGGGATGAATGGCACAACATACAAAAGTCTTCTGCTTCTCAACATTGAGAAGAAAAAACAGGAGGCATACCTTTACATAGAGGAAAACGGAACATGGACGCCGCTCAATGACGGAAAGCTGGAGTCATACGACCTGGCAGTAGAAAACCTGCTTGGCAACCCCGAACTGTTTTTCATGTCGGTGTTCAGGGCGCAAAACGCGAAATCCATCACAAGTTATTCCAAAGGAGACATCAAGGAGATCTTCACTGAACTTCTTGGCGTAGATCACCTGAAGGCAATCTCCGACAGGGCAGGGGTTATCAGGACAGAGGTGCAGCACCTGCTCGATGTGATAAGAGGGGAAAAGGCATTGATGACACTGGTCCTCGAAAAAGAGGCCAGCATTATAACAGGCCTGGCAGATATGGAACGGTCTATAGAGATAACAAAAGAAGAAATGGCCCGCCTGGACAAACTGATGTCGGGAGGGCAGGAGAAATTGACAAATCTTAATGTACAGTTCGCATCCCAGAAAATGCTTTTGTCTCAAGAGAAAGAGATCGAATCCGAGGTTTCTAAAAGGAAGGAGAGGTTGAAAGCTTTTCTTTCCGGTCAGGAATCGAGGAAAAGGGGACTTGAGGCAAAGATCTCCCGGACAAAAACAAGAATCACCGATTCCGAAATGCTTATCTCCAAGCTGCCCGAACTTCAGGAGGCAAAGAGAAGCAAAGCAGTTTTGGAAGGAAAGGCTAATCTGCTCAAGGGTGAATATAAGGAGATTGATGCGGAATACATCAGCATTAATAACCGCGTCACGACGTTGAACAAAGCAGAAGGACTGATGAAGGAAAAAGAGAAAGTCCTTCAAAAGCTCCGTATGGAAAGGGAAGCAGCAATCAAGATGTTTGAGAAAAACCTTGAGATTGCCCGAAACGAGGAACAGAAACTCAAAAATACCCCTTGCGGCGGATCACTTGCTGAGGGGTGTATCTTCGTTATGAGCGCGGTATCAGAAACAAAGAAGATACCGGAACTTCAGGAGAGACTCGGCAGCCTTAACAACGTGTCACCCGGAGAGGTCGAAATCTCTGGCGAAATCGATAGTCTCAAAGTAATGCTCGCGAACAGGGAAGCCCTTAATAAAACGTTACAGGAACTTCTTCAAAAGAAAAGGGATGTGCAGGCGAATATAGAGAGTTTGGAAAAGAATCTCAACGACCTGAATAAATCCCTTGAATCTCTACCGAAGGTTGAGCTTGCCGAAAAGGAATTACCGCCTTTGAGACAAGAGCTTGAATCGCTCAACAACGAACTTAACGGTATTAATGAAACAACAAAACTGCAGACAGCATCCGATGAAGCTGAAATCAAAAGCCTTGAAGAAAAGCTCTCAGAAATCACCAATGGTTTAGATGGTAGTCTCGTGAACAAGAAGGTTGTCCTGATTGATGAACTTGAACAGATAAAAAGAAAAAGGGCATCCCTCAACGGTGGCTTCGAAGAAGCGACAAAAAAGACAGGTTCGCTAAACGCTGAAGTTCAGCGTGTTGAGGAAGCAAAAGGCAAAATCGAAGCTCTCTCAACAAGAGAAAACCATCTTGCAGAAGAAATATCACAATGGTCGCTGCTTGAAAAAGCCTTTGGAAACGACGGCATCATTGCCCTTGAGATAGATGATGCAGGCCCTCAGATAACCACCTATGCGAACGACCTCCTGAAGATATTCGGGGGCAGGTTCAGCGTCAAGATAGAAACTCAGCTTGCCAAAGCAAAAGGCGGGATGAAAGAAGGTTTCGACATCACCGTTTTTGACAGCCAGACAAACGAATCAAAAAGCATAAAGAGGTTGTCCGGCGGAGAGAAAACCTGGGTGGAAGAAGCAATCACCCGGGCGATATGTCTCTACAGGGCAAATTTAAGCGGCATTCGGTACGAGTGCATCTTCTCTGATGAGAAAGACGGTGCGCTTGATACAGAGAAGAAGAAAGAATTCTTCGACATGAAAAAGCGTGTCCTTGAACTTGGCGGGTATAAAAACGAGTTCTGCATCACACAGACTGATGCGCTCCTGTCGAGGGCTGACGCGGTGATCGAACTCAAGAGAGAACTTGGAATTAACACAATAATACAATAA
- a CDS encoding KOW motif-containing protein translates to MYVIYGNRRLIKRVKELLKTHDKRFDETKFPEYLLVWRDPLLILPPELQIKLIIKDCDNSNYFTILKNAGDLSSMFTPFVPEPGKVVRIKSGPYKGLEAIVKGVKKRTCMVEFNILGRIAKEIVSLDDVEDIEN, encoded by the coding sequence ATGTATGTAATCTATGGCAATAGAAGGCTTATCAAAAGAGTTAAGGAATTACTTAAAACTCATGATAAAAGATTCGATGAAACAAAATTTCCCGAATATCTCCTTGTGTGGCGCGATCCCTTGCTGATACTGCCGCCCGAACTGCAAATAAAACTGATTATAAAGGATTGTGATAACAGTAATTATTTTACCATACTTAAAAATGCCGGTGATTTGAGCAGCATGTTCACTCCTTTCGTACCGGAGCCAGGAAAAGTTGTAAGAATAAAGTCGGGGCCATACAAAGGACTCGAAGCTATAGTGAAAGGAGTCAAGAAACGAACCTGCATGGTTGAATTTAACATCCTGGGGAGGATCGCAAAAGAAATCGTGAGTCTCGATGATGTGGAAGATATCGAAAATTGA
- a CDS encoding ParB N-terminal domain-containing protein: MTENNAIVMVRTESIKPGDRLFRALDEEVVKELMVSIRTSGIFSPLLVEKGEDGFTLLSGFNRLDAIKRLGLTEVPCEIVTANNRVAAIFDTDLIRRDLDHGERVEMRKIKEDYKKKNRERMEQSLIPAYQGFAQYLNDTTLQHICNIPVAEQQLFFNAIPQKVIADKVELKKLEKQVLEGDEEIKELREFKTKIEMEKKTFEDYKEKYEALQKTKQKDLEILVDAKKKEMEEEYRDADDNIRIAYENAKEESEKTLNEEIETQRVLAVNMSLEVDKRNAIIKAMQEQIDKSDNVKKSIEKEKVKLQNKINQQKNIVAAVSNPQTIVNRCKLIGMDADHIRNTIIQCGPDLWINERDTKNAIIKHLAAAIEEINEIQKFLDTIKPAGDKGVKTPLDKEE, from the coding sequence ATGACAGAAAACAATGCGATAGTAATGGTCAGAACAGAAAGTATCAAACCGGGAGATCGTTTATTCAGAGCTTTGGACGAGGAAGTAGTAAAGGAACTTATGGTAAGCATCCGGACGAGTGGTATTTTTTCTCCACTGCTGGTTGAAAAGGGAGAAGATGGATTTACCCTTCTTTCCGGTTTCAACAGGCTTGATGCGATAAAGCGGTTGGGCCTTACTGAAGTTCCTTGCGAAATCGTAACGGCTAATAATAGAGTAGCTGCGATATTCGACACTGACTTGATCAGGAGGGATCTCGACCATGGAGAAAGGGTAGAGATGAGAAAGATAAAAGAGGATTACAAGAAGAAAAACCGCGAACGCATGGAACAATCTCTGATACCCGCATATCAAGGTTTCGCACAGTACTTAAATGACACCACCCTGCAACACATCTGTAACATTCCTGTCGCGGAACAGCAGCTTTTTTTCAATGCGATCCCCCAAAAGGTCATCGCGGACAAAGTGGAGTTAAAGAAGTTGGAAAAACAAGTGCTGGAAGGTGATGAAGAAATTAAAGAACTGCGCGAGTTTAAAACGAAAATCGAAATGGAAAAGAAAACGTTTGAAGATTACAAAGAAAAATATGAGGCATTGCAGAAGACAAAGCAAAAGGACCTCGAAATATTAGTAGATGCAAAGAAAAAGGAAATGGAAGAGGAATACAGGGATGCAGACGATAATATCCGGATTGCTTATGAAAATGCAAAGGAAGAATCAGAGAAAACCCTCAATGAGGAGATAGAAACACAACGAGTTCTCGCTGTAAATATGTCGTTGGAGGTGGATAAGAGAAACGCAATAATCAAAGCCATGCAGGAACAAATTGACAAATCCGACAATGTAAAGAAAAGCATCGAAAAAGAGAAGGTTAAACTCCAAAACAAAATAAATCAACAGAAAAACATAGTAGCTGCGGTATCAAATCCGCAAACTATAGTAAACCGTTGCAAACTCATTGGAATGGATGCAGATCATATCAGGAACACTATAATACAATGCGGCCCTGATCTGTGGATCAACGAAAGAGATACAAAGAATGCTATTATAAAACATCTTGCCGCCGCCATTGAGGAGATAAATGAAATACAGAAATTTTTGGACACAATTAAACCAGCAGGCGACAAAGGTGTAAAAACCCCTCTCGACAAAGAAGAGTAA
- a CDS encoding AAA family ATPase — protein MVKGIVVQTRNTRNGDLHRVRSRSWVYVPEKNSNPSVIPTQGGTFKGEKKKNIFIAGDSGTYNIDTCKSYESVNRYAVKEKLAVPGYPSFLFKEMTALLWLMGRKAMLRKFLAFSYKKQIQYLQNPYFFYFNGHLDFHSAYVISERTQQPGSLAEKVYATSYHVVDEAYGNAQGSLSIAVVVEQVSRLLDVEEGDVSPVMEEVTKLPHHKIVFSYDRIYLSSVFYLSKKALMMLTDNPETLPIFSTDDDHIRSLMNHRYTILSGTAGTGKTTLLKKIASMSSRVILSATTGKAAKLLGSKAVTVHSLLGFGRKGFSVDTLDCDLLIVDEASMLNWHTLHAILKAAPRVVFSGDPGQLPPVEGESVFKIMTDVLPVVELTKKWRFANSGEPSVKVYHVDNEFSAMLLVKKIATTLKEHGKTFQVITPVHGGPLGTRRLNVFLQKIVNPQSESVFQEIKAHDKVIVTENVYVDGELIASNGQMGHVVSKDMGFIGLQFPSDGDGTVLIEPKDIKLAYALTVHKFQGSESDYVIFVIPPKTDREFLTDEMVFVGTTRGRKMTYVIDGLGVC, from the coding sequence ATGGTTAAGGGCATTGTTGTACAGACCAGAAATACCAGAAATGGCGATCTGCACCGTGTAAGAAGCAGGTCATGGGTCTATGTACCCGAGAAGAATAGTAATCCCTCCGTGATCCCAACACAAGGGGGCACATTTAAAGGGGAAAAAAAGAAAAACATATTCATTGCCGGTGATTCAGGGACATACAACATCGATACCTGCAAGTCATATGAGAGCGTCAATAGGTATGCTGTCAAAGAAAAACTTGCCGTCCCGGGATACCCTTCATTTCTATTCAAAGAGATGACCGCGCTACTGTGGCTTATGGGGAGGAAGGCGATGCTCAGGAAGTTCTTGGCCTTCTCCTACAAGAAGCAAATACAATATCTCCAGAACCCATACTTCTTTTACTTCAATGGACACCTCGATTTTCATTCCGCATATGTCATCTCTGAGAGGACACAGCAACCCGGATCTCTTGCAGAAAAGGTATACGCAACAAGCTATCATGTTGTTGATGAAGCGTATGGCAACGCACAGGGATCACTTTCCATTGCTGTTGTAGTCGAGCAGGTATCCAGACTTCTCGATGTAGAAGAAGGCGACGTATCCCCGGTTATGGAAGAGGTTACAAAACTCCCGCATCACAAGATTGTCTTCAGCTATGACCGTATCTACCTGAGTTCCGTCTTTTATCTCAGCAAGAAGGCGCTCATGATGCTGACTGATAACCCCGAAACGCTCCCGATTTTTTCAACGGATGATGATCACATCCGTAGTTTGATGAATCACAGATATACGATACTGTCAGGGACAGCAGGGACAGGGAAAACTACCTTGCTCAAAAAGATCGCCTCGATGTCAAGCCGTGTTATCCTGTCGGCAACAACAGGTAAGGCAGCAAAACTGCTGGGCAGCAAGGCCGTCACCGTCCACAGCCTGCTCGGATTCGGCAGGAAGGGGTTTTCTGTAGATACCCTGGATTGTGACCTGCTTATAGTGGACGAGGCATCTATGCTTAACTGGCATACCCTTCATGCAATTCTCAAGGCAGCCCCGAGAGTGGTATTCTCAGGCGACCCAGGACAGCTTCCTCCCGTTGAAGGGGAAAGCGTTTTCAAAATAATGACCGATGTTCTCCCCGTTGTTGAACTCACAAAAAAGTGGAGATTTGCCAATAGCGGTGAGCCCTCTGTGAAAGTTTACCATGTAGATAATGAATTCTCGGCCATGCTGCTTGTCAAAAAGATAGCAACGACACTCAAAGAACATGGCAAGACATTTCAGGTCATCACCCCTGTTCACGGCGGTCCTTTAGGGACAAGACGATTGAACGTGTTCCTGCAGAAGATCGTCAACCCGCAATCGGAAAGTGTTTTTCAGGAGATAAAGGCGCACGACAAGGTGATCGTCACTGAGAATGTTTACGTGGATGGCGAACTCATTGCCTCGAACGGCCAGATGGGGCATGTCGTATCAAAGGATATGGGGTTTATCGGATTGCAATTCCCCTCAGATGGAGATGGAACGGTATTGATTGAACCAAAGGATATAAAACTTGCATATGCGCTCACGGTACACAAGTTTCAGGGCAGCGAAAGCGATTATGTGATTTTCGTGATACCCCCCAAGACAGACAGGGAGTTTTTGACAGACGAGATGGTGTTTGTCGGGACAACGAGAGGTAGGAAGATGACGTACGTGATAGATGGATTAGGTGTGTGTTAG
- a CDS encoding single-stranded DNA-binding protein, with protein MNESSMTLARARVAKDPELRYSTKGTPFLNLRLVYKGGNHDIFINGVLTGKPAEAFKIDKGDLLSAIGDLEENVWQAQGGEKKQLYIHITKLFILKKKGVESHNTVKKENDDFVPEDIDI; from the coding sequence ATGAACGAAAGCTCAATGACATTAGCAAGAGCACGGGTCGCAAAAGACCCTGAATTAAGATATTCGACAAAAGGAACCCCGTTTCTTAACCTGAGGTTGGTATATAAAGGTGGGAACCACGACATATTTATCAATGGGGTGTTGACCGGAAAGCCGGCAGAAGCTTTCAAGATAGACAAAGGCGATTTGTTGAGCGCAATAGGTGATCTCGAAGAAAACGTCTGGCAAGCGCAAGGCGGCGAAAAGAAGCAGCTCTATATACACATTACAAAGCTGTTTATCCTCAAAAAGAAGGGAGTCGAATCACATAATACCGTGAAAAAAGAAAACGATGATTTTGTCCCTGAAGATATCGACATATAG